A part of Gossypium hirsutum isolate 1008001.06 chromosome A07, Gossypium_hirsutum_v2.1, whole genome shotgun sequence genomic DNA contains:
- the LOC107934860 gene encoding zerumbone synthase, whose translation MLRSLARHFKFATNDVCSKKLRFYSAQPDGSATSRLQGKVALITGGASGLGKATAIEFVKNGAHVIIADIDPQVGHEAANALGPSARFVQCDVTMESQVAEAVQVAMEQHGKLDIMFNNAGITGQAFPPSIAELDLEEFDRVMRINVRGMVAGIKHAARVMVPVGSGSILCTSSISGLMGGLGPHPYTIAKFTIPGIVKSVASELCRTGVRINCISPAPIPTPMVIRQIAEIYQGIPKEKVVEIINGVGELKGAKCEEIDVAKAALYLASDEAKYVTGHNLVVDGGFTSFKNLTFPSLSS comes from the exons ATGCTTAGATCATTAGCCAG GCACTTCAAGTTTGCTACCAATGATGTGTGCAGTAAGAAACTAAGATTTTACTCTGCACAACCAGATGGTTCCGCCACATCAAG GTTACAAGGCAAAGTAGCGTTAATCACAGGAGGTGCAAGTGGGCTTGGCAAGGCCACCGCCATTGAGTTCGTAAAAAATGGAGCCCATGTCATTATTGCAGACATCGATCCACAAGTAGGCCATGAAGCTGCAAATGCCTTGGGCCCTTCAGCCCGTTTTGTGCAATGTGATGTGACGATGGAGTCCCAAGTAGCAGAAGCTGTACAAGTGGCGATGGAACAACATGGAAAACTGGATATAATGTTCAACAACGCAGGCATAACAGGGCAGGCATTCCCGCCCAGCATTGCAGAGCTTGACCTAGAGGAATTCGATAGGGTAATGCGGATCAACGTTCGAGGCATGGTGGCGGGGATAAAGCATGCTGCCCGAGTGATGGTTCCTGTGGGATCGGGGTCTATTCTTTGCACGTCAAGCATAAGTGGGCTTATGGGTGGGCTGGGGCCACACCCCTACACAATAGCAAAATTTACAATCCCTGGCATCGTCAAGTCCGTAGCCAGCGAACTATGCCGGACAGGGGTGAGGATAAACTGCATATCACCAGCTCCAATACCAACACCAATGGTGATACGTCAAATAGCTGAAATATACCAAGGTATTCCCAAGGAGAAGGTGGTTGAGATTATAAATGGGGTGGGGGAGCTGAAAGGGGCGAAATGTGAAGAGATAGATGTGGCAAAGGCTGCACTCTACTTGGCCTCCGATGAAGCCAAGTATGTAACAGGTCATAACTTGGTTGTTGATGGAGGCTTCACCAGCTTCAAGAATCTTACTTTCCCTTCTCTATCATCCTGA